The Brassica napus cultivar Da-Ae unplaced genomic scaffold, Da-Ae ScsIHWf_2966;HRSCAF=3752, whole genome shotgun sequence genome has a window encoding:
- the LOC125602752 gene encoding ATP synthase subunit alpha, chloroplastic-like, whose amino-acid sequence MVTIKADEISNIIRERIEQYNREVTIVNTGTVLQVGDGIARIYGLDEVMAGELVEFEEGTIGIALNLESNNVGVVLMGDGLMIQEGSSVKATGKIAQIPVSEAYLGRVINALANPIDGRGKISASESRLIESPAPGIISRRSVYEPLQTGLIAIDSMIPIGRGQRELIIGDRQTGKTAVATDTILNQQGQNVICVYVAIGQKASSVAQVVTSLQERGAMDYTIVVAETADSPATLQYLAPYTGAKLLRINWQEVNDCVSY is encoded by the coding sequence ATGGTAACCATTAAAGCCGatgaaattagtaatattatccGTGAACGTATTGAGCAATATAATAGAGAAGTGACGATTGTAAATACCGGTACCGTACTTCAAGTGGGCGACGGCATCGCTCGGATTTATGGTCTTGATGAAGTAATGGCAGGTGAATTAGTAGAATTTGAGGAGGGTACTATAGGTATTGCCCTTAATTTAGAATCAAATAATGTTGGTGTTGTATTAATGGGTGACGGTTTGATGATCCAAGAAGGAAGTTCAGTCAAAGCTACGGGAAAAATTGCTCAGATACCCGTGAGTGAGGCTTATTTGGGGCGTGTTATAAACGCCTTGGCTAACCCTATTGATGGTCGAGGTAAGATTTCAGCTTCTGAATCTCGGTTAATTGAATCTCCTGCCCCAGGTATTATTTCGAGACGTTCTGTATATGAGCCTCTTCAAACAGGACTTATTGCTATTGATTCCATGATCCCTATAGGACGCGGCCAGCGGGAATTAATTATTGGTGACAGACAGACCGGTAAAACAGCAGTAGCCACAGATACAATTCTCAATCAACAAGGTCAAAATGTAATATGTGTTTATGTGGCTATTGGTCAAAAAGCTTCTTCCGTGGCTCAGGTAGTGACTAGTTTACAGGAACGAGGGGCAATGGACTACACTATTGTGGTAGCTGAAACGGCTGATTCCCCAGCTACGTTACAATACCTCGCGCCTTATACAGGAGCAAAGCTACTCAGAATCAATTGGCAAGAGGTCAACGATTGCGTGAGTTACTGA